A section of the Clostridium omnivorum genome encodes:
- a CDS encoding lipid II flippase Amj family protein — MIGTNLIIELVVLTIVIHLIDTLAYSVRLSSVKNGNFALSTSLFNLIVLISRTANMLQGPLIGTIIEESIRIKYNPINEMRYVISASTIGTILGIVLIPTFLKVFSKSVLKLEDTGSIPSLVIQSLSIANIKRIKNGTVRPSKSMIRGLRYKNIPKKMLLINAVITGIYTIGVLAAYYASIYVPDKRLAVSASSGMINGIASILLTIFIDPMASIITDEAYRGKREYGDVKTLVIMLISTKLIGTLLGQLLLIPGAKFITLFFR, encoded by the coding sequence ATGATAGGAACAAATTTAATTATAGAACTGGTAGTTCTTACTATTGTTATACATTTGATTGATACATTAGCGTATTCTGTGAGATTAAGTTCAGTGAAGAACGGAAATTTTGCACTGTCTACTTCTCTTTTTAATCTTATAGTTTTGATTTCAAGAACTGCTAATATGCTGCAGGGACCATTAATAGGAACAATAATAGAAGAGAGTATAAGAATTAAGTACAATCCTATAAATGAGATGAGATATGTTATATCTGCATCAACTATTGGAACTATTTTAGGAATTGTACTTATACCTACTTTTTTAAAGGTGTTTTCAAAATCGGTTCTAAAACTTGAGGATACAGGGTCTATCCCAAGTTTAGTTATACAATCTTTAAGCATAGCTAATATTAAGAGGATTAAGAATGGTACTGTGAGGCCCTCCAAAAGTATGATCAGAGGATTAAGATATAAAAACATACCTAAGAAGATGCTATTAATAAATGCAGTAATAACTGGTATATATACTATTGGCGTTTTAGCTGCATATTATGCTTCGATTTATGTTCCAGACAAAAGATTAGCGGTTTCTGCATCTTCTGGCATGATTAATGGAATAGCAAGTATTCTGCTTACTATTTTTATAGATCCTATGGCTTCAATAATTACTGATGAAGCCTACAGAGGGAAAAGGGAATATGGAGACGTAAAAACATTAGTAATTATGTTAATTAGTACAAAACTGATCGGTACACTTTTAGGACAATTACTACTTATACCTGGTGCTAAATTCATAACATTATTTTTCAGATAA
- a CDS encoding B3/B4 domain-containing protein translates to MINISISNKIKEKCPEVAIACIKAKVKVSDSSEKLWEEINDESQKFINKLELKDVLEIENIKASRKAYKMLGKDPSKYRLSSESLIRRLVKGLELYKVNNIVDINNLISLRTANSVGTYDIDNIGASISFTVGDIGENYEGIGRGSINLENLPVFEDEKGKFGSTTSDSRRAMITEDTNYILMNIISFNGSEKLDTYIKDAVNLLEKYASGEEIEYKIIQ, encoded by the coding sequence ATGATAAATATTAGTATTAGCAATAAAATAAAAGAAAAATGCCCAGAGGTTGCTATTGCTTGTATTAAAGCAAAGGTAAAAGTTAGTGATTCAAGTGAGAAACTTTGGGAAGAGATTAATGATGAAAGTCAAAAATTTATAAACAAATTAGAATTAAAGGATGTACTTGAAATTGAAAACATAAAAGCTTCAAGAAAAGCATATAAAATGCTAGGAAAAGATCCAAGTAAATATAGGCTTTCATCGGAATCTTTAATTAGAAGATTAGTTAAGGGGTTAGAACTATATAAGGTGAATAACATTGTAGATATTAATAATCTAATATCATTAAGAACTGCGAATTCAGTAGGAACCTATGACATTGATAATATAGGAGCTAGCATAAGCTTTACAGTAGGAGATATAGGCGAAAACTACGAGGGAATTGGAAGGGGCAGCATCAATTTAGAAAACTTGCCAGTGTTTGAAGATGAAAAAGGAAAGTTTGGGAGTACTACTTCCGATTCTAGAAGAGCTATGATAACTGAAGATACAAATTATATATTGATGAACATAATTTCTTTTAATGGTAGTGAAAAGCTGGATACATATATAAAAGATGCTGTGAATTTACTTGAAAAGTATGCTTCTGGTGAAGAAATTGAGTATAAGATAATTCAGTAA
- a CDS encoding GNAT family N-acetyltransferase has product MNIRNMKIEDYYEVYQLWQKCGISLGKSDSKEEIQKFIFMNPETSMVGTIDNKIIGCVLGGYDGRRGLIHHLAVHPDYQGNDYGTILMECLENKFKENGVVKVSFWVQNSNIGVVDFYEKLGYELRKDIVTISKVL; this is encoded by the coding sequence ATGAATATTAGAAATATGAAAATTGAAGATTACTATGAGGTCTATCAACTTTGGCAGAAATGCGGCATAAGCTTAGGAAAATCAGATAGTAAAGAAGAAATTCAAAAGTTTATCTTTATGAATCCAGAGACAAGCATGGTTGGAACAATAGATAATAAAATTATTGGGTGTGTATTAGGTGGATATGATGGTCGAAGGGGATTAATTCATCACCTTGCTGTTCATCCAGATTATCAGGGTAATGATTATGGTACAATACTTATGGAATGCTTAGAAAATAAATTTAAAGAAAATGGTGTAGTAAAAGTATCCTTTTGGGTACAAAACTCAAATATTGGGGTTGTTGATTTTTATGAAAAGCTTGGATATGAATTAAGAAAAGATATTGTGACAATTAGTAAAGTATTGTAG
- a CDS encoding GNAT family N-acetyltransferase, with the protein MSKIEEKKYKFDEKIVVLRNGHIDDAEELLEVIKKLDYETPFLLREPGELTLTIEQEKMFLQSKLESEVNLFILAEVDGKIIGTCAVNGNARRRLRHSANLGIAILKDYCGKGIGRRFMETSIKWAKENGISRITLQVDANNFRAINLYLKLGFEIEGTLKKDKLLSDGTFIDSYTMALLL; encoded by the coding sequence TTGTCAAAGATAGAAGAAAAGAAGTATAAGTTTGATGAGAAGATAGTAGTTTTGAGAAATGGACATATTGATGATGCAGAGGAATTGCTCGAAGTTATTAAGAAGCTAGATTATGAAACACCATTTTTACTAAGAGAACCTGGAGAACTTACATTGACAATTGAGCAAGAAAAAATGTTTCTTCAAAGTAAATTAGAATCAGAAGTAAATTTATTTATCCTAGCAGAAGTTGATGGTAAAATAATTGGAACTTGTGCAGTTAATGGAAATGCTAGGAGAAGGCTAAGACATTCAGCAAATTTAGGAATAGCAATTCTAAAAGATTATTGTGGAAAAGGAATTGGAAGAAGGTTTATGGAAACATCAATTAAATGGGCAAAAGAAAACGGTATATCAAGAATTACTCTTCAAGTTGATGCTAATAATTTTAGGGCAATAAACTTATATTTAAAATTAGGTTTTGAAATAGAAGGAACACTAAAAAAGGATAAATTATTATCCGATGGTACTTTTATTGATTCATATACAATGGCGCTATTATTGTAG
- a CDS encoding GNAT family N-acetyltransferase, protein MLVYENSEINLTVYSLDKNRWNDLEELFGENGACGGCWCMSWRLKKSEFEKQKGELNKSAIKSLVEKNETLGVLAYLDGKPIGWCAVAPRDQYIRLENSRVFKRIDDEAVWSITCLYISKQYRRKGISTELIKAAVNYSKLNDAKIVEAYPSVPYDNKVPAAFLWTGIPSSFEEAGFVLAAKRSKWKQMMRYYIK, encoded by the coding sequence ATGTTAGTGTATGAAAATAGTGAAATAAACTTAACTGTATACTCATTAGACAAAAATAGGTGGAATGACCTTGAAGAGTTATTTGGAGAAAATGGAGCTTGTGGCGGCTGCTGGTGTATGTCTTGGAGGTTAAAAAAGTCGGAGTTTGAGAAACAAAAAGGTGAGTTAAATAAAAGCGCAATAAAAAGCTTAGTAGAGAAAAATGAGACATTAGGAGTGCTGGCATATTTAGATGGAAAGCCAATTGGCTGGTGTGCGGTTGCACCAAGAGACCAATACATAAGACTTGAAAATTCCAGGGTTTTTAAGAGAATAGATGACGAAGCTGTATGGTCAATTACTTGCCTTTATATATCAAAACAATATAGAAGAAAGGGTATCTCAACAGAATTAATTAAGGCTGCAGTTAATTACAGCAAATTAAATGATGCTAAAATAGTTGAAGCTTATCCTAGTGTACCTTATGATAATAAAGTTCCAGCTGCATTCCTATGGACAGGTATTCCTAGTTCCTTTGAAGAAGCTGGCTTTGTACTAGCAGCCAAAAGATCTAAGTGGAAACAGATGATGCGATATTATATAAAATAG
- a CDS encoding class I SAM-dependent methyltransferase produces the protein MDQQKDIWNKIYDGVLNKMPTYDLWLDKYEKELMKSKDIPIIDLGCGSGNDTLYLIERGYEVISCDFSEEALEKLSHYTNNLNIKCFDFKDGLPFENNSTQVIISDLSLHYFTWNETQSILREINRVLMKEGLFLCRVNSTNDENYGAGEGLSIEENYYNIEGKLKRFFNEKQLRELFKEWKIEYINENEINRYKKVKIAWEIAVKKLNK, from the coding sequence ATGGATCAGCAAAAGGACATTTGGAATAAAATTTATGATGGGGTTTTAAATAAAATGCCTACATATGATTTATGGTTAGATAAATATGAAAAAGAACTCATGAAATCGAAAGATATCCCAATTATTGACCTTGGTTGCGGATCTGGAAATGATACTCTTTATCTCATAGAAAGGGGATATGAAGTAATCTCCTGTGATTTTTCAGAGGAAGCATTAGAAAAGCTAAGCCATTATACTAATAATTTGAATATAAAATGCTTTGATTTCAAAGATGGACTACCTTTTGAAAATAACAGTACACAGGTAATAATTTCTGATCTTTCATTGCATTATTTTACTTGGAATGAAACTCAAAGTATATTAAGGGAAATAAATAGGGTGTTAATGAAGGAAGGGCTTTTTCTTTGCAGGGTTAACTCCACTAATGATGAAAATTATGGAGCTGGAGAAGGGTTAAGCATAGAAGAGAACTATTATAATATTGAAGGCAAACTAAAGAGATTTTTCAATGAGAAGCAATTGAGAGAACTTTTTAAGGAATGGAAAATTGAATACATTAATGAAAATGAGATTAATAGATATAAGAAGGTTAAAATAGCGTGGGAGATAGCTGTAAAAAAATTAAACAAATAG
- a CDS encoding MFS transporter — translation MKSLKKLLLPYKNMPMGVYIIFFASIINNLGNFVAPFLTMFLTYSIGMNVEVVGIIVAVNSFVGLLASAHGGKLIDVVGRKKIFIIFRTASAAALILCVLTRNPIILTCLLIISNFLGGYSLPVYSTIITDITEGEQRNTAFSLQYMALNIGFSVGPLLGGFLYNNYLNWLFLGDAITTFISVILVAIFISETMPAKQEKSTERHNKLEKSEEGTLLQALLKRPTLLLFSFIIVIYFIVFSQFNFGLSIQIGEIFGKNSATIFGSLMTVNAVMCSIIPMFLTVMTKEMKASLCIAIGGILYAAGFGMIYFIHSYALFVISAMLWTMGEMLIATNTNVYIADHSPASHRGRFNSIFPIIRKLGFMGGPIIAGIYVKYTNIRNLWLFIGGISIIAAILMYRLYLMDNKIQEIPETEAV, via the coding sequence ATGAAAAGTCTAAAAAAATTATTGCTGCCATATAAAAATATGCCTATGGGTGTTTATATCATATTTTTTGCATCAATAATCAATAATCTAGGTAACTTTGTAGCTCCATTTCTAACTATGTTTTTAACTTATTCTATAGGCATGAATGTTGAGGTAGTAGGAATAATTGTGGCAGTAAACAGCTTTGTTGGCTTATTGGCCTCAGCACATGGAGGAAAGTTGATTGATGTTGTAGGAAGAAAGAAGATATTTATTATATTTAGGACTGCTTCTGCGGCAGCTTTAATCTTATGTGTGCTTACAAGAAATCCAATTATTTTGACTTGCTTACTAATTATATCAAATTTTCTTGGTGGCTACTCATTACCTGTTTACAGTACTATTATTACGGATATAACAGAAGGAGAGCAAAGGAACACAGCTTTTTCTTTGCAGTATATGGCTTTGAATATAGGTTTTTCAGTTGGACCGCTGTTAGGAGGCTTCTTATATAACAATTATTTAAATTGGCTTTTCTTAGGAGATGCTATTACAACTTTTATTTCAGTAATACTTGTAGCTATTTTTATCTCTGAGACTATGCCAGCAAAACAAGAAAAATCAACGGAGAGACATAATAAGTTGGAAAAATCCGAAGAAGGTACACTACTCCAGGCACTACTTAAAAGACCAACTTTACTTTTATTTTCTTTCATAATAGTTATATACTTTATAGTATTTTCTCAATTCAATTTTGGACTTTCTATTCAAATTGGAGAGATATTTGGAAAGAATTCAGCGACAATCTTTGGAAGCTTGATGACAGTTAATGCAGTAATGTGCAGCATTATTCCAATGTTTTTAACTGTAATGACTAAAGAAATGAAGGCGTCTTTATGTATTGCAATAGGAGGAATATTATATGCAGCTGGTTTTGGAATGATTTATTTTATACATAGCTATGCTTTGTTTGTAATATCAGCAATGCTTTGGACAATGGGAGAAATGTTAATTGCAACTAACACTAATGTATATATTGCTGATCACTCACCAGCTTCACATAGAGGAAGATTTAATTCAATATTTCCAATAATAAGGAAGCTAGGATTTATGGGTGGACCTATAATAGCTGGAATATACGTTAAATATACAAACATTAGAAATCTATGGCTTTTTATAGGTGGAATTTCTATTATTGCAGCTATTCTAATGTATAGACTTTATTTGATGGATAATAAAATTCAGGAAATTCCAGAAACCGAGGCTGTATAA
- a CDS encoding CDP-alcohol phosphatidyltransferase family protein, with protein sequence MIRYVPNILSILRIILSLLLIPLMHVPSGFEAIYIVVGITDVCDGIIARRFGCESDLGAKLDSIADFVFYTIFIFIFLKLYLSIMEGVHLAALILIIIIRLINMLFTKLKYKKITFVHTIANKAAGFMLFFLPIWFLYTQNGLILWIVLITAFAAAAEELLITIKFAEPDLNRRSILF encoded by the coding sequence ATGATAAGATATGTACCCAACATACTTTCTATATTGAGAATTATATTGTCTTTATTATTGATTCCACTTATGCATGTTCCGAGTGGTTTTGAAGCTATTTATATTGTAGTTGGTATAACTGATGTATGTGACGGTATAATAGCCAGAAGGTTTGGATGTGAAAGTGATTTAGGCGCAAAATTAGATTCAATTGCTGACTTTGTATTTTATACAATATTTATTTTCATATTTCTAAAGCTGTATTTATCAATTATGGAAGGTGTGCATTTAGCAGCACTCATATTAATTATAATTATACGACTTATAAATATGTTGTTTACTAAATTAAAATATAAAAAGATTACTTTTGTTCATACAATTGCAAATAAGGCAGCTGGTTTTATGCTTTTTTTTCTGCCTATTTGGTTTTTGTATACTCAAAATGGACTTATACTATGGATAGTATTGATAACAGCATTTGCTGCTGCTGCTGAAGAGCTGCTTATAACTATTAAATTTGCAGAACCTGATTTAAACAGAAGAAGCATTTTGTTTTAA
- a CDS encoding immune inhibitor A yields MLSKKLLAISTSLFLLIGTTSFNAKVNAKVEPDLGYSENMFYKYGGPTDQSIAREDKIIEMLKKEGKISKDASNQAAHEAFIKYMNEKAKGSQLKSISKKQKSLQAAQSKKLANYMKKGTSSVTTPSKTVNVLVLLIDYSDFKHNNIKPTETDMYYSDYNTAHFNDMIFGDNGYVGPNGQNLISMKQYYLAQSGGSLLVQGQVAGWYTASNTAAYYGGNDANGDDLRPRDLVKEALAKAAADPNLNLANFDKEDRYDIDGDGNYNEPDGIIDHVMVIHSGVGEEAGGGSLAEDAIWSHRWDLGENYQIPGTAYAAFDYTLEPEDGAAGVFAHEFGHDLGLPDEYDTQYSSSTGEPIAAWSIMSSGSWNGTVPGTEPSGFSPYAKQFFQASYGGSWQKAAVIDFSTLTSLGTTINLRQASDNNLLTGEQQAVRISLPDKETKVVTPPTGSLAYWGSKGKDGEKVATSMQTISPINLPSGTRPALTFSAWYDIEQGWDYGAVKVSTDGTTWTDIPGSITTTTHNADAVVDVTNLITGTSRGWVTANFNLSAYAGKNIYLKFTYNTDEAVYGAGFYIDNINITAAKKSLYVDDPDTSSGFSFVGFSKTNGVLTTKQYYLAELRSYYGVDKALAHNAVSGGVFAYDPGIVLWYVDDFYSDNWTGTHPGNGFLGIVDADQNNITYTEGRKAYYADNLFQMKDAAFSKYAQNKFTITSSTRTTTDNSLAAYPSFTDTTNYLNSSLPYVGRNIPNLGLKIDIAAQTNDNSTATITVRK; encoded by the coding sequence ATGTTATCAAAAAAACTTTTAGCCATTTCAACGTCACTATTTTTACTTATTGGCACTACTAGTTTTAATGCTAAAGTAAATGCAAAAGTAGAACCTGATCTAGGTTACAGTGAGAATATGTTCTATAAGTATGGAGGACCAACTGATCAGAGTATCGCAAGAGAAGATAAAATTATTGAGATGCTTAAAAAGGAAGGAAAGATATCTAAGGATGCCAGTAATCAAGCTGCACATGAAGCATTTATTAAGTACATGAATGAGAAGGCTAAGGGAAGCCAGCTTAAGTCAATATCAAAAAAGCAAAAGAGCTTGCAGGCTGCACAAAGTAAAAAATTAGCAAACTATATGAAGAAGGGTACTTCATCAGTGACTACTCCTTCAAAGACTGTTAACGTACTTGTGCTGCTAATTGATTATTCCGACTTTAAGCACAATAATATAAAACCAACTGAAACTGATATGTATTATTCTGATTACAATACAGCACATTTTAATGATATGATTTTTGGTGACAACGGATATGTTGGACCCAATGGACAAAATCTCATATCAATGAAACAGTATTACTTAGCTCAATCAGGAGGAAGCTTATTAGTTCAAGGGCAGGTTGCAGGTTGGTATACCGCATCTAACACTGCAGCTTATTATGGCGGTAATGATGCTAATGGTGATGATTTAAGACCTAGAGATTTAGTTAAGGAAGCTCTAGCAAAGGCTGCAGCTGACCCTAATTTAAATTTAGCAAACTTTGACAAGGAAGATAGATATGATATAGATGGAGATGGAAACTACAACGAACCTGATGGAATAATAGACCATGTTATGGTTATTCATTCTGGTGTAGGTGAAGAAGCAGGTGGTGGAAGTCTTGCTGAGGATGCAATATGGTCACATAGATGGGATTTAGGTGAAAACTATCAAATTCCAGGAACAGCTTATGCTGCTTTTGACTATACCCTTGAGCCAGAGGATGGAGCAGCAGGTGTATTTGCACATGAATTTGGGCATGATCTTGGACTTCCTGACGAATATGATACCCAATATAGTTCCTCAACTGGCGAGCCAATAGCTGCTTGGTCAATAATGTCTTCAGGTAGCTGGAATGGAACAGTTCCAGGAACAGAACCTTCAGGCTTTAGCCCCTATGCTAAGCAATTTTTTCAAGCAAGCTATGGTGGAAGTTGGCAGAAGGCTGCTGTAATTGATTTTAGTACATTGACTTCCTTAGGAACTACAATAAATCTAAGACAGGCTAGCGATAACAATCTGCTTACAGGAGAGCAGCAGGCTGTTAGAATTAGCTTACCAGATAAAGAGACAAAAGTTGTTACACCACCTACAGGTTCCTTAGCTTACTGGGGAAGTAAAGGTAAGGATGGTGAAAAGGTTGCAACTTCTATGCAAACAATATCACCTATTAATTTACCGTCAGGCACTAGGCCGGCTTTAACTTTCAGTGCTTGGTATGATATAGAGCAAGGATGGGATTACGGAGCAGTTAAAGTAAGTACAGATGGTACAACTTGGACAGATATACCAGGAAGCATTACTACTACCACTCATAATGCTGATGCAGTAGTGGATGTAACCAATCTTATTACAGGTACCTCAAGAGGTTGGGTTACTGCAAACTTCAATTTAAGTGCTTATGCAGGAAAGAACATATATCTGAAATTTACTTATAATACAGATGAAGCTGTTTATGGAGCTGGCTTCTATATTGATAATATTAATATTACTGCAGCGAAAAAAAGCTTGTATGTAGATGACCCAGATACAAGTTCAGGCTTCAGCTTTGTAGGTTTTTCAAAAACTAACGGGGTTCTAACAACTAAACAATATTACCTAGCTGAGCTTAGAAGTTATTATGGAGTGGATAAGGCATTAGCTCACAATGCCGTTAGCGGAGGAGTCTTTGCTTATGACCCAGGAATAGTACTTTGGTATGTTGATGACTTCTATTCAGACAACTGGACAGGGACTCATCCAGGTAATGGCTTTTTAGGAATAGTTGATGCAGATCAGAATAATATAACTTATACAGAAGGAAGAAAAGCTTACTACGCTGATAACCTATTCCAAATGAAGGATGCAGCTTTTAGTAAATATGCTCAAAACAAATTTACTATTACATCTTCTACTCGTACTACAACAGACAATAGCTTAGCAGCATATCCGTCCTTTACAGATACAACTAATTACCTTAATTCTTCACTTCCATATGTAGGGCGTAATATTCCTAATCTTGGACTAAAGATAGATATAGCTGCTCAGACTAATGATAATTCTACAGCAACTATAACTGTAAGAAAGTAG
- a CDS encoding valine--tRNA ligase — MLNKKYNPAESEKKWQEYWQNNDIYKYENDSDKETFSIDTPPPTISGSLHIGHIFSYTQAEIIARFQRMLGKEVFYPFGFDDNGLPTERLVEKEQNARAVSMPRSEFIDKCLLTTKKYEEEFKKLWLSMGFSVDWSLQYETINPMVRKISQKAFLDMARASKAYIKESPVLWCTTCQTSIAQAELESAEKEATFNYIPFMVDGEELIVATTRPELLYGCVCLFINPSDERYLKYIGKNAVVPLYNYEIPILSDENASLEKGTGIVMCATFGDITDVEWYEKHKLPYRKVIESNGRVADNVPLISGLTVFSAREKIIEILKSKNLLKKSEVITHTVSIHERCGKPIEIIPSKQWYIDILSERERYLEAADEINWYPASMKNRYITWVENLKWDWCISRQRYFGIPFPLWYCSKCGKVIFAKEEELPVNPLESKPSSECTCGSTTFTPETAVFDTWATSSLTPLINSKWNTEKDITKKLLPMGMRTQAHEIIRTWAFYTIVRSLFHTGQLPWKDIMVCGFVLAKKGEKISKSKNNAASSPNELIQKHSADALRYWAAGAKLGTDTMFSEDELKTSKRFLTKLWNAANFCIIQLQDYNGMLPKELMPIDSWIIEKVKILGKTAEEYLNHYEIGLAKHEIDEFFWNDFCDNYLEIVKDRLYKPEIHGKEERISAQYALYNTLLELLKLYAVYVPFITEEIYQSFYRKFEKSISIHKLQWNMKADTNNEDILSFGENIKKLIGEVRRYKSERNLSLKEKINILNISIPEKQVNYLQKTLRDIKACTWAEEIKYSISYQCDVDIK; from the coding sequence ATGCTTAATAAAAAATATAATCCAGCAGAGTCAGAAAAGAAGTGGCAGGAATATTGGCAAAATAATGATATATATAAATATGAAAATGATAGTGATAAGGAAACTTTTTCAATTGACACTCCACCGCCAACAATAAGCGGCAGTCTTCACATAGGACATATATTTTCTTATACCCAGGCAGAAATTATTGCTAGATTTCAAAGAATGCTGGGCAAGGAAGTATTTTATCCCTTTGGCTTTGACGATAATGGACTACCAACAGAAAGACTTGTTGAAAAAGAGCAAAATGCAAGAGCTGTATCCATGCCAAGGAGTGAATTTATTGATAAATGCTTATTAACAACAAAAAAATACGAAGAAGAGTTTAAAAAGCTATGGCTATCCATGGGATTTAGCGTAGATTGGAGCCTTCAGTATGAAACCATTAATCCTATGGTACGAAAAATATCACAAAAGGCATTTTTAGATATGGCAAGGGCCAGTAAAGCATATATTAAAGAGTCGCCGGTTTTATGGTGTACAACATGTCAAACTTCAATAGCCCAAGCAGAGCTTGAAAGTGCAGAAAAGGAAGCAACTTTTAATTATATACCTTTTATGGTTGATGGGGAGGAACTAATAGTTGCAACCACTAGACCAGAGCTGCTTTATGGATGTGTTTGTTTATTTATAAACCCATCAGATGAAAGATATTTAAAATATATAGGAAAAAATGCAGTAGTTCCATTATACAACTATGAAATACCTATTCTTTCAGATGAAAACGCAAGTTTAGAAAAGGGAACAGGAATAGTAATGTGCGCAACCTTTGGAGATATTACAGATGTTGAATGGTATGAAAAGCATAAGCTGCCTTATAGAAAAGTTATAGAAAGTAATGGCAGAGTAGCAGATAATGTTCCACTAATTAGTGGTTTAACAGTTTTTAGTGCAAGAGAAAAAATTATTGAAATACTGAAAAGTAAAAATTTATTAAAAAAAAGTGAAGTAATAACTCACACAGTTTCAATCCATGAGAGATGCGGCAAGCCAATAGAAATAATACCTTCAAAGCAGTGGTATATAGATATTTTAAGCGAAAGAGAAAGGTATTTAGAAGCTGCAGATGAAATAAACTGGTATCCAGCATCTATGAAAAATAGATATATAACATGGGTAGAGAATTTAAAGTGGGATTGGTGCATTTCAAGGCAAAGATACTTTGGTATACCATTTCCTCTTTGGTATTGCAGCAAATGTGGAAAGGTTATATTTGCAAAGGAGGAGGAATTACCAGTAAATCCTTTAGAATCAAAACCTTCTTCAGAGTGCACTTGTGGCAGCACTACATTTACTCCAGAAACTGCTGTTTTTGATACCTGGGCAACTTCTTCACTGACGCCACTAATAAACTCAAAATGGAATACGGAAAAAGATATAACAAAAAAGCTTCTTCCAATGGGTATGAGAACCCAAGCACATGAAATAATAAGAACCTGGGCATTTTACACAATAGTTAGGAGCCTATTTCATACTGGTCAATTACCCTGGAAGGATATAATGGTATGTGGTTTTGTTTTAGCAAAGAAGGGCGAGAAAATAAGCAAATCGAAAAATAATGCAGCTTCTTCTCCAAATGAACTAATACAAAAGCATTCTGCAGATGCATTAAGATATTGGGCTGCTGGAGCAAAGCTTGGAACAGACACTATGTTTTCAGAGGATGAACTAAAAACATCTAAGAGGTTTTTGACAAAGCTTTGGAATGCTGCTAATTTTTGTATTATACAGCTGCAGGACTACAATGGAATGCTGCCTAAAGAGCTAATGCCAATTGATTCTTGGATAATTGAAAAAGTTAAGATATTGGGGAAAACAGCAGAAGAATACTTAAATCATTATGAGATTGGACTTGCAAAACACGAAATAGATGAGTTCTTCTGGAACGACTTTTGTGATAATTATTTGGAGATTGTAAAGGATAGACTTTATAAACCAGAAATACATGGAAAGGAAGAGAGAATATCAGCACAGTATGCCCTATATAATACGCTACTAGAGCTTTTAAAGCTTTATGCTGTATATGTACCATTTATCACAGAAGAAATATACCAGTCATTTTATAGGAAATTTGAAAAATCAATTTCCATTCATAAATTGCAGTGGAATATGAAAGCTGACACAAATAATGAAGATATATTAAGCTTTGGAGAAAATATTAAAAAATTAATAGGTGAAGTAAGACGATATAAATCAGAAAGAAATCTTTCTCTAAAGGAAAAGATAAATATTCTTAATATAAGTATTCCAGAAAAACAAGTTAATTATCTCCAGAAAACCTTAAGGGATATCAAAGCATGTACTTGGGCTGAAGAAATAAAATATAGCATAAGTTATCAATGTGACGTTGATATAAAGTAA
- a CDS encoding NUDIX hydrolase — protein sequence MFKINFYDLNTIEDSKLLFAVIMTRYKNQWIYVRHKDRQTLEIPGGHREENENINDTASRELFEETGATRFNMTPVCVYSVERDENINYTESYGQLFYSEVEELDSCLQFEISEIKLADNIPGDLTYPLIQPFLHKRVLEFLKEQ from the coding sequence ATGTTTAAAATTAACTTTTACGATTTAAATACTATAGAGGATAGTAAATTATTGTTTGCAGTAATTATGACAAGGTATAAGAATCAATGGATTTATGTTAGGCACAAGGATAGGCAGACCCTTGAAATTCCTGGAGGGCATAGAGAAGAAAATGAAAATATTAATGATACGGCTTCAAGAGAGTTATTTGAAGAAACTGGAGCTACAAGGTTTAATATGACTCCTGTATGTGTCTATTCAGTAGAGAGAGATGAAAATATAAATTACACAGAATCCTATGGGCAGCTATTTTATTCAGAGGTAGAGGAATTAGACAGCTGTCTTCAATTTGAAATAAGCGAAATTAAATTAGCTGATAATATACCGGGTGATTTAACTTACCCTTTGATTCAGCCATTTTTACATAAAAGGGTATTAGAGTTTTTAAAAGAGCAATAA